From a single Marinobacter sp. THAF197a genomic region:
- a CDS encoding sigma-70 family RNA polymerase sigma factor — translation MTVDESEQKELLNLLLAVAQHDREAFRQLYQRVSARMLGLCYKLAGQQELAEEALQDAFVQIWHNAGEYHGDRGAPLGWMLTIARYRTLDLIRARRSLRNAGADALNHLEDGRWGPLEARLQQAGASALTGCLEELSDTQRDTILLSYYRGMTHDELAQTLASPVGTVKSWIRRGLMALKRCLER, via the coding sequence ATGACGGTTGATGAGTCAGAACAAAAAGAATTGTTGAACCTGTTGTTGGCAGTGGCACAGCATGATCGGGAGGCTTTTCGACAGCTCTACCAGCGAGTCTCGGCTCGCATGCTGGGGCTGTGTTACAAGCTGGCAGGCCAGCAGGAGCTAGCGGAGGAAGCCTTGCAAGATGCCTTCGTACAGATCTGGCACAACGCAGGTGAATATCACGGAGATAGAGGCGCCCCCTTGGGGTGGATGCTAACCATAGCCAGGTACCGAACGCTGGATCTTATTCGTGCTCGAAGATCTTTAAGAAATGCCGGTGCCGACGCGCTAAACCATCTTGAGGATGGCCGCTGGGGGCCACTGGAGGCCCGGCTGCAGCAAGCTGGAGCATCAGCGCTGACCGGGTGCCTGGAGGAACTGAGTGACACCCAGCGCGATACCATCCTACTGTCCTACTACCGGGGCATGACCCATGACGAGCTGGCACAGACCCTGGCCTCGCCGGTCGGTACGGTGAAAAGCTGGATAAGGCGTGGTTTGATGGCGCTGAAGAGGTGCCTTGAGCGATGA
- a CDS encoding HDOD domain-containing protein has translation MNSTQAWVSYLSKVELPVLANTLRQINELTDSRNSTVNELANVILNDAQLTSQVLRLSNTVFYNQTRTQVSTVSRAITLIGFDAVKSMAISSLIVDTLLKRNDRPHLLRCLARAIHAAVQARCLMPKRTEHALEEVFIGALLMNIGELAFWSCETDQATELEERLRLDEAPVEAQKAVLHTTFTEITRGLVEAWSLGPFIREVVAPGKANSMASSLVRNTVEMATVSEHGWSGPEMDKVLERLSADVGESPAAIRDQLKVNAQEATKVAVSLGIPQVTALLPGNQDSAAGHGAEAPVMDPALQLQILRDLTQTLAEKPDINEVCQLVIEGIHRAIGMQRVALLMSDRTGQDLIPRKVGGRGTEEWREHLIIHKDGTGPLGELLPHGTCAIYKPGKQAGGVPYDRWLGKVPALVGSLTAKGRLVGLFYADNAAAGYVPSEQQLAAFAHFIQNAQLCLTLLTTNH, from the coding sequence ATGAATTCCACCCAGGCATGGGTTTCTTACCTCAGCAAGGTAGAGCTGCCGGTATTGGCCAACACCCTCCGGCAGATCAACGAACTGACCGACAGCCGCAACAGCACCGTCAACGAGCTGGCCAATGTCATTTTGAATGACGCCCAGCTGACCTCCCAGGTGCTTCGGCTATCCAACACGGTGTTCTACAACCAGACCCGTACCCAGGTGAGCACGGTCAGCCGGGCTATCACCCTGATCGGCTTCGACGCGGTGAAATCCATGGCGATTTCATCGCTGATTGTCGACACTCTGCTCAAACGCAACGACCGGCCACACCTGTTGCGTTGCCTTGCTCGCGCTATTCACGCAGCCGTTCAGGCCCGGTGCCTGATGCCAAAACGTACCGAACATGCTCTTGAAGAGGTGTTCATCGGAGCCTTGCTGATGAATATCGGTGAGCTGGCCTTCTGGTCATGCGAAACCGATCAGGCGACCGAGCTGGAAGAGCGCCTGCGGCTGGACGAAGCGCCCGTGGAGGCACAGAAGGCAGTGCTGCACACCACCTTTACCGAGATCACCCGGGGCCTGGTGGAAGCCTGGTCTTTAGGACCGTTTATCCGAGAAGTGGTGGCGCCCGGGAAGGCCAATTCCATGGCCAGCAGCCTGGTGCGCAATACCGTGGAAATGGCCACGGTGTCCGAGCATGGCTGGAGCGGGCCGGAGATGGACAAGGTGCTGGAAAGGTTGTCAGCAGATGTCGGAGAAAGCCCCGCCGCCATCCGGGACCAACTGAAGGTCAACGCCCAGGAAGCCACCAAGGTGGCGGTGTCTCTGGGCATTCCACAGGTAACCGCGTTGCTGCCCGGCAACCAGGATAGCGCCGCCGGACACGGTGCCGAAGCCCCGGTCATGGACCCCGCCCTGCAGTTGCAAATCCTCCGGGATTTGACTCAGACACTGGCGGAGAAGCCAGATATCAACGAAGTGTGCCAGCTGGTGATCGAAGGCATTCACCGGGCCATCGGAATGCAACGGGTAGCCTTGCTGATGAGCGACCGCACCGGACAAGACCTGATTCCCCGCAAGGTGGGCGGCCGGGGTACCGAGGAGTGGCGAGAACACTTGATTATCCACAAGGATGGCACCGGGCCACTTGGGGAGCTTTTACCCCACGGAACTTGTGCCATTTACAAACCCGGCAAACAGGCGGGCGGTGTTCCCTATGACCGCTGGCTGGGCAAGGTGCCGGCCCTGGTAGGCTCGCTTACCGCCAAAGGGCGACTGGTTGGCCTGTTCTATGCGGATAATGCTGCGGCGGGCTATGTGCCATCAGAACAACAGCTGGCAGCCTTCGCCCACTTTATTCAGAACGCACAATTGTGCCTCACGCTGTTAACCACCAACCACTGA
- a CDS encoding HupE/UreJ family protein, translated as MNRFLFLRLLLLAAFSASASPAWAHKASDAFIYLDLDQSTVRVDLALRDLALEVPLDRNADRQVSGAELRAARGEITGYLEQGLVLSNHSGNCTLQGEQWGLSTHSDGPYAAARYLVACPNGQAPESLTYTLLFDRDPLHRGLVSLTYEGQETLAVIAPGDTTLALAATSFGNARLFGTFLYEGIIHLLIGLDHILFLLVLMLPATIRRRKTTEAGNTLGAAGLKPRLLELVGIVTAFTVAHSITLGLSALGVVRPPIAWVETIIALSVALAALNVIWPILGRKTWKLAFGFGLIHGFGFASVLGDLTTGVSQLAVALAGFNLGVELGQVALVLVVFPLLYLSARSRFYERAAVPVMLMAVGALSLYWVLERVAEI; from the coding sequence ATGAACCGCTTCCTGTTTCTACGGTTACTGCTTCTTGCGGCATTCTCGGCAAGCGCTTCGCCTGCCTGGGCCCACAAGGCAAGCGACGCGTTTATCTACCTTGACCTTGATCAGTCTACAGTCAGGGTGGATCTTGCGCTCAGGGACCTTGCCCTGGAGGTGCCACTCGACCGCAACGCCGACCGGCAAGTCAGTGGTGCCGAACTAAGAGCTGCCAGAGGCGAGATCACCGGTTATCTGGAACAAGGTCTGGTGCTGAGCAATCACAGCGGCAACTGCACCCTGCAAGGTGAACAGTGGGGGTTATCCACACACAGCGACGGGCCTTACGCGGCAGCACGTTACCTGGTCGCATGCCCTAACGGCCAGGCGCCGGAATCCCTTACCTATACGCTGCTGTTTGATCGCGACCCCCTGCACAGAGGGCTGGTCAGCCTGACCTATGAAGGCCAGGAAACCCTTGCCGTTATTGCCCCCGGAGACACCACACTGGCTCTGGCAGCGACCAGTTTCGGTAATGCCCGATTGTTCGGCACCTTCCTTTACGAGGGCATTATCCACTTACTGATCGGCTTGGATCATATTCTCTTCTTGCTGGTATTAATGCTGCCAGCCACCATTCGCCGACGTAAGACCACTGAAGCGGGTAATACTCTCGGTGCAGCCGGTCTGAAACCCAGGCTGCTTGAGCTGGTCGGCATCGTCACCGCTTTTACTGTGGCCCACTCCATTACCCTTGGGCTTTCAGCGCTGGGCGTAGTGCGCCCACCCATTGCCTGGGTGGAAACCATCATTGCGTTATCCGTCGCACTGGCAGCCCTGAACGTCATTTGGCCGATACTGGGCCGGAAAACCTGGAAGCTGGCCTTTGGGTTCGGACTGATTCACGGGTTCGGATTCGCCAGCGTGTTGGGCGATTTGACGACCGGTGTATCGCAACTGGCGGTAGCGCTGGCCGGGTTCAATCTTGGCGTGGAACTGGGGCAGGTTGCGCTGGTGCTGGTGGTTTTCCCACTGCTATACCTCTCAGCCCGCTCAAGATTCTACGAACGGGCAGCGGTGCCCGTCATGCTGATGGCAGTCGGCGCCTTAAGTCTGTACTGGGTGCTGGAACGGGTCGCCGAAATATAG
- a CDS encoding methionine ABC transporter permease, with product MEALMETLMGNVDWLEIGWASWDTLVMVGMSLLFSVLIGLPIGVLLFLFGKRQLLEQPVAYAVLSFVVNVLRSVPFIILLIVMIPFTVLLIGTSLGVAGAIPPLVAGGAPFFARLVETSLREVDRGIIEATQAMGANVRQIIFGALLPEALPGIIAGITVTAITLVSYAAMSGVIGGGGLGDLAIRFGYQRFQTDVMVITVALLVIFVQVLQMVGDRLVLYFSRK from the coding sequence ATGGAAGCTTTAATGGAAACTCTCATGGGCAACGTCGACTGGCTGGAAATCGGCTGGGCAAGCTGGGACACCCTGGTGATGGTGGGCATGTCCCTGCTGTTCAGCGTACTGATCGGCCTCCCCATTGGCGTATTACTGTTCCTGTTCGGCAAACGCCAGCTACTGGAACAACCAGTGGCCTATGCGGTGTTATCGTTCGTGGTCAACGTACTGCGTTCCGTGCCCTTCATCATCCTGTTGATCGTGATGATCCCGTTCACCGTACTGCTCATCGGCACCTCCCTGGGCGTGGCCGGCGCCATTCCGCCACTGGTCGCCGGCGGTGCCCCCTTCTTCGCCCGCCTGGTGGAAACCTCCCTGCGGGAAGTCGACCGCGGCATCATCGAAGCCACCCAGGCGATGGGTGCTAACGTGCGCCAGATCATCTTCGGCGCCTTGCTGCCGGAAGCGCTTCCGGGCATCATCGCCGGTATTACCGTGACCGCCATCACCCTGGTCTCCTACGCGGCCATGTCTGGCGTCATCGGTGGCGGCGGCCTGGGCGACCTGGCCATCCGCTTCGGTTACCAGCGTTTCCAGACCGACGTGATGGTGATCACTGTCGCGTTGCTGGTGATTTTCGTACAGGTACTCCAGATGGTCGGTGACCGTCTGGTGCTTTATTTCAGCAGAAAGTAA
- a CDS encoding methionine ABC transporter ATP-binding protein, which translates to MIVFDQVQKSYQVAGRAIPALHPTSMTIETGEVFGIVGHSGAGKSTLVRLINLLEPPTGGRILIDDEDVTRYNSAELRAFRRKVGMIFQHFNLLSSKTVADNIAFPMKLAGIYSKTEIRERVQELLARVSLTDHADKYPSQLSGGQKQRVGIARALACRPTILLCDEATSALDPQTTQSVLKLLGDINKELGLTIVLITHEMDVVRRVCDRVAVMDAGRVVEMGPVSEVFLHPQHPTTRDFVFESENIDRNELQEDLQKADGRILRLTFKGESTYKPLLGSVARESGVDFSILSGRIDHIKDTPYGQLTLSLVGGDLDVAMQALEAADVHVEVVR; encoded by the coding sequence GTGATTGTATTTGACCAGGTACAGAAGTCATACCAAGTGGCCGGCCGGGCGATCCCCGCGCTGCATCCCACCAGTATGACCATTGAAACCGGCGAGGTATTCGGCATCGTCGGCCATTCCGGCGCGGGTAAGTCCACCCTTGTCCGTCTGATCAACCTGCTGGAACCGCCCACCGGCGGTCGCATCTTGATCGACGACGAAGACGTTACCCGGTACAACTCCGCGGAACTGAGAGCTTTCCGTCGCAAAGTGGGCATGATCTTCCAACATTTCAACCTGCTGTCGTCCAAAACCGTGGCAGACAACATTGCGTTTCCGATGAAGCTGGCGGGCATCTACAGCAAAACCGAGATACGCGAACGGGTACAGGAACTGCTGGCCCGGGTGAGCCTGACCGACCACGCCGACAAGTATCCGTCTCAGCTGTCCGGGGGCCAGAAACAACGCGTTGGTATCGCCCGCGCCCTGGCTTGCCGCCCCACCATTCTGCTGTGCGACGAAGCCACCAGCGCCCTGGACCCGCAAACCACCCAGTCGGTCTTGAAACTGCTGGGCGACATCAACAAGGAGCTGGGCCTGACCATCGTGTTGATCACCCACGAGATGGACGTGGTGCGTCGGGTGTGCGACCGGGTAGCCGTAATGGACGCCGGTCGCGTAGTGGAAATGGGCCCGGTGAGCGAAGTGTTCCTGCACCCCCAGCACCCCACCACCCGGGATTTTGTGTTCGAAAGCGAAAACATCGACCGCAATGAACTTCAGGAAGACCTGCAAAAAGCCGACGGCCGCATCCTGCGCCTGACCTTCAAGGGCGAATCCACCTACAAGCCCCTGCTGGGGAGCGTAGCGAGGGAATCCGGCGTAGACTTCAGCATCCTCTCCGGCCGGATCGATCACATCAAAGACACCCCCTACGGCCAGCTAACCCTGTCACTGGTGGGCGGTGATCTCGACGTCGCCATGCAGGCACTGGAAGCCGCCGACGTTCACGTGGAGGTAGTGCGCTGA
- a CDS encoding MetQ/NlpA family ABC transporter substrate-binding protein — MNLKKTLVAIAAVATFSSAAVAEKLSVAATPVPHAELLEFVKPALAEQGVELDVKVFTDYVQPNIQVDQKRMDANFFQHQPYLDEFNSGRGTNLVTVAGIHVEPFGAYSSKISSLDELKDRAVVAIPNDPTNGGRALLLLQEAGLITLKDESKITATPRDIADNPKRLNFRELEAATLPRILNQVDMALINTNYALEAGLNPSEDAMVIEGAESPYVNILVARPDNKDSDAMQKLANALKSDAVREFIKEKYEGAVVPAF; from the coding sequence ATGAATCTGAAGAAAACTCTGGTAGCCATCGCTGCCGTAGCAACTTTCTCCTCTGCTGCTGTTGCAGAGAAACTGTCCGTAGCCGCCACTCCGGTCCCGCATGCTGAGCTGCTGGAATTCGTCAAGCCGGCACTGGCCGAGCAAGGTGTCGAGCTGGATGTGAAAGTCTTCACCGACTACGTACAGCCCAACATCCAGGTTGATCAGAAGCGCATGGACGCCAACTTCTTCCAGCACCAGCCGTACCTCGACGAATTCAACAGCGGCCGTGGCACCAATCTGGTCACCGTTGCCGGTATCCACGTTGAACCCTTCGGCGCCTACTCCAGCAAAATCAGCTCCCTCGACGAACTGAAAGACCGCGCCGTAGTGGCCATCCCCAACGACCCCACCAACGGCGGCCGCGCCCTGTTGCTGCTTCAGGAAGCTGGCCTGATCACCCTGAAAGACGAAAGCAAGATCACCGCCACACCTCGTGACATTGCCGACAACCCCAAGCGCCTTAACTTCCGCGAACTGGAAGCCGCTACCCTGCCGCGTATCCTGAACCAGGTCGACATGGCCCTGATCAACACCAACTACGCGCTGGAAGCTGGCCTGAACCCGTCTGAAGATGCCATGGTGATCGAAGGTGCCGAGTCCCCTTACGTGAACATCCTGGTTGCCCGCCCGGACAACAAGGACAGCGACGCCATGCAGAAACTGGCCAACGCGCTGAAATCAGACGCGGTTCGCGAGTTCATCAAAGAAAAATACGAAGGTGCCGTGGTTCCCGCATTCTGA
- a CDS encoding amidase: MNQSEYLRYDATALADLIRRGDVTPREVTDAAVERANHVNGALNAICHPQYSDAMGQAPVSDGPFSGVPLLLKDLAQEQAGQPCTYGSRAMRKHIPSRDSQFVQRARKAGLVFIGRTATPEFGLKAVTESALWGPSRNPWNTELTPGGSSGGSGAAVAAGVVPMAGANDGGGSIRIPAAYNGLFGLKPSRGRISVGPHAGEAWTGASTDHVVSRTVRDSASMLDVLAGPASGDPFRITEPEGSWLDLMQQSPGRLRIGVFTSSPYDTEVAPECVAAVEETARMLEGLGHHVEYARPEFDGMALARCYLALYFGEVSSMMDRAREQFGAEDKDFELETRLLGMLGRTMPLPDYVRRRQQWNDFARALGAFFERFDLYLSPTTGQLPARIGEMDTPAHLKLIARLMLTLKAGKLVHRSGQVDQMALESLARTPFTQLANLTGTPAMSVPMHWTRDGLPVGVQFGAAHGREDRLLQLAAQLEEANPWFANYERLENAF; the protein is encoded by the coding sequence ATGAACCAGTCCGAATACCTGAGATACGACGCAACAGCGCTGGCTGATCTGATCCGCCGGGGTGATGTGACGCCACGGGAAGTAACCGATGCGGCGGTGGAGCGTGCCAATCATGTCAATGGGGCCCTCAACGCCATCTGCCACCCCCAGTACTCGGATGCCATGGGGCAGGCGCCGGTGTCTGATGGGCCGTTTTCTGGTGTACCCCTGTTGCTGAAAGACCTGGCCCAGGAACAGGCCGGGCAACCTTGCACCTACGGCAGCCGGGCCATGCGAAAGCATATTCCGAGCCGTGACTCACAGTTCGTACAACGTGCCCGTAAGGCCGGCTTGGTGTTCATCGGTCGCACGGCAACGCCGGAGTTTGGCCTCAAGGCCGTCACCGAATCTGCCCTTTGGGGCCCGAGCCGCAATCCCTGGAATACAGAACTGACGCCCGGGGGCTCCAGCGGGGGCTCCGGTGCCGCGGTAGCCGCTGGTGTTGTTCCCATGGCCGGAGCCAACGATGGCGGTGGTTCCATCCGCATTCCGGCAGCTTACAACGGGCTGTTTGGACTGAAGCCATCCCGCGGCCGGATTTCTGTAGGGCCCCACGCCGGAGAGGCCTGGACCGGTGCTTCGACCGACCATGTGGTGTCCCGCACAGTTCGAGACAGCGCCAGCATGCTGGATGTGCTGGCCGGCCCTGCCAGTGGCGACCCGTTTCGCATTACGGAACCGGAGGGCTCCTGGTTGGACTTGATGCAGCAATCGCCGGGGCGGCTGAGAATTGGTGTGTTCACCTCTTCCCCCTACGATACCGAGGTAGCACCGGAGTGCGTGGCCGCTGTCGAAGAAACCGCCCGTATGCTGGAAGGTCTGGGGCATCATGTCGAATATGCCCGGCCGGAGTTTGACGGCATGGCCCTGGCACGGTGCTACCTGGCCCTGTACTTTGGTGAAGTGTCCTCAATGATGGACAGAGCACGCGAGCAGTTTGGTGCCGAGGACAAGGATTTCGAGCTGGAGACCCGGTTACTGGGTATGCTGGGGCGCACCATGCCGTTGCCGGACTATGTTCGTCGTCGCCAGCAGTGGAATGACTTCGCCCGTGCCCTGGGCGCATTTTTCGAGCGTTTCGACCTGTACCTGTCCCCGACCACCGGCCAGTTGCCGGCAAGGATTGGTGAAATGGACACCCCGGCTCATCTCAAACTGATCGCCAGGCTGATGCTAACCCTAAAAGCGGGCAAGCTGGTCCATCGTAGCGGCCAGGTGGATCAGATGGCGCTGGAAAGCCTGGCCCGAACGCCCTTTACCCAGCTTGCGAACCTGACCGGCACGCCGGCGATGTCGGTACCCATGCACTGGACCCGCGATGGTTTACCGGTCGGCGTCCAGTTCGGCGCCGCCCATGGCCGCGAGGATCGACTGTTGCAGCTGGCCGCCCAGCTTGAGGAAGCAAACCCCTGGTTCGCTAATTACGAACGCCTGGAAAACGCGTTCTGA
- a CDS encoding anti-sigma factor, with product MKKTPERIESLAAEYVLGSLTGRARQRFERWMMQSMQVRQEVWFWEERLGQLTRAVPSVNPAPSVWAEIEQRLWPTVENATQARPRTGWFWPSWSLLASAAVVVLAVILVAPPQQGPVRDVQLTGAVVQSDVSDPLWLVSESGNDRLRLRSVAAVDPGQGKDYELWVVPGEGSPVSLGVMAVGGVYEVTLTEEARRLLASSRTLAISLEPSGGSPTGVPTGPVLHISRLYEM from the coding sequence ATGAAGAAAACGCCGGAACGTATAGAAAGCCTTGCCGCTGAGTATGTGTTGGGCTCATTGACGGGGCGGGCCCGGCAACGCTTTGAGCGCTGGATGATGCAATCGATGCAGGTTCGGCAGGAAGTCTGGTTCTGGGAAGAGAGACTGGGCCAACTGACTCGGGCTGTGCCTTCGGTTAACCCGGCGCCATCGGTCTGGGCAGAGATAGAACAGCGCCTTTGGCCCACCGTCGAAAACGCTACTCAGGCACGTCCGCGCACAGGGTGGTTCTGGCCGAGCTGGAGCTTATTGGCAAGCGCGGCTGTCGTTGTACTGGCGGTGATCCTGGTGGCTCCGCCACAGCAGGGGCCAGTGCGTGATGTGCAGTTAACCGGCGCCGTTGTGCAGTCTGACGTGAGTGATCCGCTCTGGTTGGTCAGCGAATCCGGGAATGATCGATTGAGGCTGAGATCCGTGGCCGCCGTCGACCCAGGTCAGGGCAAGGATTACGAGCTATGGGTCGTGCCGGGTGAAGGCAGCCCGGTATCATTGGGTGTTATGGCTGTGGGTGGAGTCTACGAGGTGACCCTGACTGAAGAGGCGCGTAGGTTGCTGGCCAGCAGCCGCACGCTGGCCATAAGTCTGGAGCCCAGTGGTGGCTCTCCGACGGGCGTACCGACCGGCCCGGTTCTACATATCTCCCGGCTTTACGAGATGTGA
- a CDS encoding DUF4331 domain-containing protein, giving the protein MNTLIKRSGLAVAVAGLCLAAGTGYASSHREAPFITEMPKVDGTDFYMFRSYEAGREGFVTLIANYLPLQDAYGGPNYFDLDEDAIYEIHIDNTGNAREDITFRFSFQDVRQDLKIDVNGEMVSIPLKTGAPVGPGAMDDAMNGAIQVRQTYTVDVIRGDRRTGVSQAVTGDGGSPTFSKPLDNIGSKTIENYPAYAQSHVYTANIPGCGTGRVFAGQRAEAFAVNLGEVFDLINLSPEDVTGANGRDLGLNILEGKNVTSLALEVPIECVASANDPVIGAWTTASVRQARVINPRPVAFEEGDSGKGATVEGGAYTQVSRLGSPLVNEVVIGLRDKDLFNASEPKDDASNFAPYVLTPTLPVLIESLFGVQAPDAYPRTDLVWAFLNGVPDLTRPGGTPTLGEMLRLNTSIEAATSDVAMQDDLGVIAGDVTGFPNGRRPVDDVVDIALRVVMGVLLDEESAPAGQIEYTDGAVVDRDLLLSGFPYLGHPFSGSPNPQRN; this is encoded by the coding sequence ATGAACACATTAATAAAACGCTCCGGCCTCGCTGTTGCGGTTGCCGGCTTATGCCTAGCCGCCGGAACCGGTTATGCGTCCAGTCACAGAGAAGCCCCGTTTATCACGGAAATGCCAAAAGTGGACGGTACCGATTTCTACATGTTCCGCAGTTACGAAGCTGGCCGAGAAGGCTTTGTTACGCTGATCGCGAACTATCTGCCACTGCAGGATGCCTATGGCGGGCCCAACTACTTCGATCTTGATGAAGACGCCATCTACGAGATTCACATCGACAACACCGGGAACGCACGGGAAGACATCACCTTCCGTTTCTCGTTCCAGGATGTGAGACAGGATCTGAAAATTGATGTGAACGGGGAAATGGTCTCCATTCCCCTGAAGACAGGCGCACCGGTTGGTCCCGGCGCCATGGATGACGCCATGAACGGCGCTATTCAGGTACGCCAGACCTACACTGTGGATGTCATTCGAGGTGACCGGCGCACTGGCGTATCGCAGGCCGTGACCGGTGACGGGGGTAGCCCAACCTTCAGCAAGCCGCTGGACAACATCGGCAGCAAAACCATAGAGAATTATCCGGCCTATGCACAAAGCCATGTGTACACGGCCAATATCCCGGGCTGCGGCACCGGCCGGGTGTTTGCCGGACAACGGGCCGAAGCCTTTGCTGTCAATCTCGGCGAAGTCTTCGATCTGATCAACCTGTCTCCCGAGGATGTCACCGGCGCGAACGGCCGGGATCTTGGCCTGAACATTCTGGAAGGCAAGAACGTGACGTCACTGGCCCTTGAGGTGCCGATCGAGTGTGTTGCCTCGGCCAATGACCCGGTCATCGGTGCCTGGACCACTGCCAGCGTTCGCCAGGCACGAGTGATCAATCCGCGACCTGTCGCCTTCGAAGAGGGCGATTCAGGCAAAGGCGCAACCGTTGAAGGTGGCGCATACACTCAAGTGTCGCGCCTCGGTTCTCCGCTGGTGAACGAAGTGGTGATTGGTCTTCGGGACAAGGATCTCTTCAACGCCAGCGAGCCGAAAGACGATGCTTCGAACTTCGCACCCTATGTCCTGACACCCACCTTACCCGTGCTGATCGAGAGCCTGTTCGGCGTGCAGGCGCCCGATGCCTATCCGCGCACCGACCTGGTCTGGGCCTTCCTCAATGGTGTACCGGACCTGACACGCCCTGGCGGCACGCCAACACTGGGTGAAATGCTCCGGCTGAACACCAGTATCGAGGCCGCCACCAGCGACGTCGCCATGCAGGATGATCTGGGTGTCATCGCCGGAGACGTCACCGGCTTCCCGAACGGCCGCCGTCCAGTGGACGACGTGGTCGACATTGCTTTGCGCGTGGTGATGGGCGTCCTGCTCGATGAGGAATCGGCGCCTGCTGGCCAGATCGAGTACACCGACGGAGCGGTGGTTGATCGAGACCTTCTGCTGAGCGGTTTCCCCTATCTGGGCCACCCGTTCTCCGGTTCCCCGAATCCACAACGTAACTGA
- a CDS encoding sulfite exporter TauE/SafE family protein → MDLTLFPEAISPGVALFLLLASAITSMLTAVLGAGGGVLLLVLMASWMPPAAIIPVHGMIQLGSNTGRAVLTRHHIDWKVIAAFTPGVIAGAALGAWLLVNLPAHLWQLSIALFVLYLCWGPKLPKASFGPVGIFTASAVTSFVSLFVGATGPLVAAFVKQIHRDRFKTVATFAAAMTLQHAPKALVFGVAGFVFSDWLLFILAMIACGFTGTWLGLHVLKSMTNRWFSLAFNLVLTLLALRLLWQAAESAGWLA, encoded by the coding sequence ATGGACCTGACCCTGTTTCCTGAGGCCATTAGCCCGGGCGTCGCTCTTTTCCTGCTATTGGCCTCGGCGATAACCTCAATGCTGACCGCTGTGCTCGGTGCCGGTGGTGGCGTTCTGCTGCTGGTGTTGATGGCATCCTGGATGCCACCGGCGGCCATTATTCCGGTGCACGGCATGATTCAGCTCGGCTCCAATACCGGCCGGGCAGTGCTGACCCGGCACCACATAGACTGGAAGGTGATTGCTGCCTTTACGCCCGGCGTGATCGCAGGGGCGGCGCTTGGCGCCTGGCTGTTGGTTAATTTACCCGCGCACCTCTGGCAACTATCCATCGCTCTGTTCGTGCTGTATCTGTGTTGGGGGCCGAAACTGCCAAAGGCATCGTTCGGGCCCGTCGGCATTTTTACAGCGTCCGCCGTCACCAGTTTTGTCAGCCTGTTCGTGGGCGCCACGGGCCCCCTGGTCGCCGCCTTTGTCAAGCAGATTCACCGGGATCGCTTTAAAACCGTGGCCACGTTTGCCGCTGCCATGACCCTGCAACATGCGCCCAAAGCACTGGTCTTCGGGGTTGCCGGATTCGTGTTCTCGGACTGGCTGCTGTTCATTCTCGCCATGATTGCCTGCGGCTTCACCGGCACCTGGCTGGGGCTGCACGTTCTGAAATCCATGACCAACCGGTGGTTCAGCCTCGCCTTCAATCTGGTACTGACACTTCTGGCGCTGCGCCTGCTGTGGCAAGCGGCGGAGTCCGCCGGCTGGTTGGCCTAA
- a CDS encoding peroxiredoxin → MSLRLGDTAPDFEQDSSEGTIRFYDWLGDSWGVLFSHPADFTPVCTTELGLTAKLKDEFAKRGVKAIALSVDPVDSHEEWIKDINETQGCTVNFPIIADHDSKVAKLYDMIHPNADSTLTVRSLFIIDPNKKVRLIITYPASTGRNFNEVLRVIDSLQLTDDHKVATPGNWEKGGDVVIVPSLQDEDEIKQRFPKGYKAVKSYLRMTPDPSSNWSGD, encoded by the coding sequence ATGAGTTTGCGTCTTGGAGACACTGCACCGGATTTTGAACAGGATTCCAGCGAAGGCACCATTCGATTCTATGACTGGCTTGGCGACAGCTGGGGGGTTCTGTTCTCGCACCCGGCCGACTTCACACCGGTATGCACCACGGAACTGGGCCTGACCGCCAAACTGAAAGACGAATTCGCCAAACGTGGCGTCAAGGCCATTGCCCTGAGTGTCGATCCAGTCGACTCCCACGAGGAATGGATCAAGGATATCAACGAAACCCAGGGCTGCACCGTCAACTTCCCGATCATTGCCGACCACGACAGCAAGGTCGCCAAGCTGTACGACATGATCCATCCGAATGCCGACAGCACCCTGACCGTGCGTTCGCTGTTTATCATTGATCCGAACAAGAAGGTGCGCCTGATCATTACCTACCCGGCATCCACCGGTCGTAACTTCAACGAAGTGTTGCGAGTTATCGATTCCCTGCAACTGACCGATGACCACAAGGTGGCCACGCCCGGCAACTGGGAGAAAGGCGGCGATGTGGTGATTGTGCCGTCGCTGCAGGACGAAGATGAGATCAAACAGCGCTTCCCGAAGGGCTACAAGGCGGTGAAATCCTATCTGCGGATGACCCCGGACCCGTCGTCCAACTGGAGCGGTGATTGA